The Lysobacter enzymogenes genome window below encodes:
- the cydP gene encoding cytochrome oxidase putative small subunit CydP gives MTGSSVRRARAASEAGGAVAVHGDAGRGAGQSDRRAHGGGRIGGRLDLDQHAAGPVGLQCSQIPREPAVKTPPAQLDERGLRGAARPRWSAALLRRIALTIAAKLALLTALYLLFFSPSHRPPVDAGAVDRLLLHSR, from the coding sequence CGGGCGGAGCGGTCGCCGTGCATGGCGACGCGGGTCGTGGCGCCGGCCAAAGCGACCGCCGCGCGCATGGCGGCGGCCGGATCGGTGGGCGGCTTGACCTGGATCAACACGCCGCCGGCCCTGTTGGCTTGCAATGCTCGCAGATTCCCCGGGAGCCGGCCGTGAAAACTCCGCCAGCGCAGCTCGATGAACGCGGCCTCCGCGGCGCCGCCAGGCCGCGCTGGAGCGCGGCGCTGCTGCGCCGCATCGCGCTGACTATCGCCGCCAAGCTGGCGTTGCTGACCGCGCTGTATCTGCTGTTCTTCTCGCCCTCGCACCGCCCGCCGGTCGACGCCGGCGCGGTCGACCGGCTCCTCCTGCACTCAAGGTGA
- a CDS encoding cytochrome ubiquinol oxidase subunit I: MPDLYVVDLSRLQFALTALYHFLFVPLTIGLALILAIMESVYVMSGRVIWKQMTRFWGVLFGINFAMGVATGITMEFQFGTNWAYYSHYVGDIFGAPLAIEGLMAFFLESTFVGLFFFGWDRLSKLQHLTVTWLTALGANLSALWILIANGWMQNPVGAEFNFHTMRMEITDFAAVVFNPVAQAKFVHTVSAGYVTGAMFVLSISAWYLLRGRNVEIAKRSMVVAASFGLASALSVAVLGDESGYTASENQKMKVAAIEAEWRTHPAPAAFTLFGLPNMQTRETEYAVRIPWAMGLIATRSLDKEVPGIHDLVEENRERIRRGIVAYQALRELRADRDNPDKQAAFLAVREDLGFGLLTLRYTLDPATASEAVIDRAAWSTVPNVPVLFWSFRIMVGLGFFFIVLFAAAFYLAARNQLEKRWFLRLALCSLPLPWVAAELGWIVAEYGRQPWAIDGVLPTFLGVSATNSTQVIVSLIGFVVLYTGLAVVDAVLMLRAIRSGPDRLKFWPATRQAHAAHTV, from the coding sequence ATGCCGGACCTGTACGTCGTCGATCTGTCGCGCCTGCAATTCGCGCTGACTGCGCTCTACCACTTCCTGTTCGTGCCGTTGACCATCGGCCTGGCGCTGATCCTGGCGATCATGGAAAGCGTCTACGTGATGAGCGGGCGCGTCATCTGGAAACAGATGACCCGGTTCTGGGGCGTGCTGTTCGGCATCAACTTCGCCATGGGCGTGGCGACCGGCATCACCATGGAATTCCAGTTCGGCACCAACTGGGCCTATTACTCGCACTACGTCGGCGACATCTTCGGCGCGCCGCTGGCGATCGAAGGGCTGATGGCGTTCTTCCTGGAGAGCACCTTCGTCGGCTTGTTCTTCTTCGGCTGGGACCGGCTCAGCAAGCTGCAGCACCTCACTGTGACCTGGCTGACCGCGCTCGGCGCGAACCTGTCGGCGCTGTGGATCCTGATCGCCAACGGCTGGATGCAGAACCCGGTCGGCGCCGAATTCAACTTCCACACCATGCGCATGGAGATCACCGACTTCGCCGCGGTGGTGTTCAACCCGGTCGCGCAGGCCAAGTTCGTCCACACCGTCAGCGCCGGCTACGTCACCGGCGCGATGTTCGTGCTGTCGATCAGCGCCTGGTACCTGCTGCGCGGGCGCAACGTCGAGATCGCCAAGCGTTCGATGGTGGTGGCGGCGAGCTTCGGTCTCGCCTCGGCGCTGTCGGTGGCGGTGCTCGGCGACGAGAGCGGCTACACCGCCTCGGAAAACCAGAAGATGAAGGTCGCCGCGATCGAAGCCGAGTGGCGCACCCATCCGGCGCCGGCCGCGTTCACCCTGTTCGGCCTGCCGAACATGCAAACGCGCGAGACCGAATACGCCGTGCGCATTCCCTGGGCGATGGGCCTGATCGCCACGCGTTCGCTCGACAAGGAGGTGCCCGGCATCCACGACCTGGTCGAGGAGAATCGCGAACGCATCCGCCGCGGCATCGTCGCCTATCAGGCGCTGCGCGAACTGCGCGCCGACCGCGACAACCCCGACAAGCAAGCTGCGTTCCTGGCCGTGCGCGAGGACCTGGGCTTCGGCCTGCTGACCTTGCGCTACACCCTGGATCCGGCCACCGCCAGCGAAGCGGTCATCGACCGCGCCGCGTGGAGCACGGTGCCGAACGTGCCGGTGCTGTTCTGGTCGTTCCGGATCATGGTCGGCTTGGGCTTCTTCTTCATCGTCCTGTTCGCCGCGGCGTTCTATCTGGCCGCGCGCAACCAGCTGGAAAAACGCTGGTTCCTGCGGCTGGCGCTGTGCAGCCTGCCGCTGCCGTGGGTCGCGGCGGAACTGGGCTGGATCGTCGCCGAATACGGCCGCCAGCCCTGGGCCATCGACGGCGTGCTGCCGACCTTCCTCGGCGTGTCGGCGACCAATTCGACGCAAGTGATCGTTAGCCTGATCGGCTTCGTCGTGCTCTACACCGGGCTGGCCGTGGTCGACGCGGTGCTGATGCTGCGCGCGATCCGCTCCGGGCCCGACCGGCTGAAGTTCTGGCCCGCCACCCGCCAAGCCCACGCCGCGCACACCGTCTGA
- the cydB gene encoding cytochrome d ubiquinol oxidase subunit II — MIDYELLRELWWLLLGVLLIGFAVTDGYDLGLGAILRLIGRDDVERRMALEAIEPNWEGNQVWFILGGGAVFAAWPLLYAASFSAFYFAMFLLLVALILRPVGFAFRNRLPHARWRGAWDWALTIAGAVPSLVFGVAFGNLFLGVPFHFTDELLPVFDGSFLGLFHPFALLAGAVSLSMLVMHGASYAAMRVEDPVGARARRIARIAALAAAAAFAAGGVWLRTLPGSAIVGAWSTGAPSDPLAKQAIAVDGGWLANYALQPWLIALPALAFAALLAVALLGSRKWSFIASGTAVACIILTAGASLFPFLLPSATDPAHGLTVWDASSSQRTLGIMLVAAAIFLPLILAYSAWAFRVMRGTVTRAHVQAQGEHEGGY; from the coding sequence ATGATCGATTACGAACTGTTGCGCGAACTGTGGTGGCTGTTGCTCGGTGTGTTGCTGATCGGCTTCGCCGTCACCGACGGCTACGACCTGGGCCTGGGCGCGATCCTGCGCCTGATCGGCCGCGACGATGTCGAGCGGCGCATGGCGCTGGAAGCGATCGAGCCGAACTGGGAAGGCAACCAGGTCTGGTTCATCCTCGGCGGCGGCGCGGTGTTCGCGGCCTGGCCGCTGCTGTACGCGGCCTCGTTCTCGGCGTTCTACTTCGCCATGTTCCTGCTGCTGGTGGCGCTGATCCTGCGTCCGGTCGGCTTCGCGTTCCGCAACCGCCTGCCGCATGCGCGCTGGCGCGGCGCCTGGGACTGGGCGCTGACCATCGCCGGCGCGGTGCCGTCGCTGGTGTTCGGCGTGGCCTTCGGCAATCTGTTCCTCGGCGTGCCGTTCCACTTCACCGACGAACTGCTGCCGGTGTTCGACGGCAGCTTCCTCGGCCTGTTCCATCCGTTCGCGCTGCTGGCCGGCGCGGTCAGCCTGTCGATGCTGGTCATGCACGGCGCCAGCTATGCCGCGATGCGGGTCGAGGACCCGGTCGGCGCGCGCGCGCGGCGCATCGCCCGCATCGCCGCGTTGGCGGCCGCGGCTGCGTTCGCCGCGGGCGGCGTGTGGCTGCGCACGCTGCCGGGTTCGGCCATCGTAGGCGCCTGGAGCACTGGCGCGCCGTCGGATCCGCTGGCCAAGCAGGCGATCGCGGTCGACGGCGGCTGGTTGGCGAACTATGCCCTGCAGCCGTGGCTGATCGCGCTGCCGGCGCTGGCGTTCGCGGCCTTGCTGGCGGTGGCGCTGCTGGGTTCGCGCAAGTGGAGCTTCATCGCCAGCGGCACGGCGGTGGCCTGCATCATCCTCACCGCGGGCGCGTCGCTGTTTCCGTTCCTGCTGCCCTCGGCCACCGATCCCGCGCACGGCCTGACCGTGTGGGACGCCTCGTCGAGCCAGCGCACGCTGGGCATCATGCTGGTCGCCGCGGCGATCTTCCTGCCGCTGATCCTGGCCTACAGCGCGTGGGCGTTCCGGGTCATGCGCGGCACCGTCACCCGCGCCCACGTGCAGGCGCAGGGCGAACACGAAGGAGGTTACTGA
- the cydX gene encoding cytochrome bd-I oxidase subunit CydX, whose amino-acid sequence MWYFAWILGLALACSFGVLNAMWFEMREDEEQARGEAQRGR is encoded by the coding sequence ATGTGGTACTTCGCCTGGATCCTGGGGCTGGCGCTGGCGTGCAGCTTCGGCGTGCTCAACGCTATGTGGTTCGAGATGCGCGAGGACGAAGAACAAGCGCGCGGCGAAGCGCAGCGGGGACGCTGA
- a CDS encoding cyd operon YbgE family protein, translating to MDAAASGGWARALSLLLAAALSLALLLLPAMRGAGLSPGAHGLLTPLVMAICAGFVHGVGFRPRRGWARALLHPLLLWPLMLGLAALWTRSLL from the coding sequence ATGGACGCGGCAGCGTCCGGCGGCTGGGCGCGCGCGCTGTCGCTGCTGCTGGCGGCGGCGCTGTCGCTGGCCTTGCTGTTGCTGCCGGCGATGCGCGGCGCCGGGCTGAGCCCCGGCGCGCACGGCCTGTTGACGCCGCTGGTGATGGCGATCTGCGCCGGCTTCGTCCACGGCGTCGGCTTCCGACCGCGCCGCGGCTGGGCGCGGGCGCTGCTGCATCCGCTGTTGTTGTGGCCGCTGATGCTGGGATTGGCGGCGCTGTGGACGCGCAGCCTGCTGTGA
- a CDS encoding LysE family translocator — protein MDPQTLTAFFATALFLAVVPGPDNVFVLTQSALRGKRAGLWVVLGLCTGLLVHTAAVALGVAALFERSRVAYELLKYAGAAYLLYLAWQSLRAPAMRVGDGEGARGGAGKLYLRGIVMNVANPKVSIFFLAFLPQFVDQQAGPVTLQMLALGATFIVATALVFGALALSAGAIGRHLVRSERAQRWMNRVAATVFAGLAVKLATAQR, from the coding sequence GTGGACCCGCAGACCCTCACCGCTTTCTTCGCCACCGCGCTGTTCCTCGCCGTCGTGCCGGGCCCGGACAACGTGTTCGTGCTGACCCAGTCCGCGCTGCGCGGCAAGCGCGCTGGCCTGTGGGTGGTGCTGGGGTTGTGCACCGGCCTACTGGTCCATACCGCCGCAGTGGCGCTGGGCGTCGCCGCGCTGTTCGAACGCTCGCGCGTGGCCTACGAGCTGCTCAAGTACGCCGGCGCTGCCTATCTGCTGTATCTGGCCTGGCAGTCGCTGCGCGCGCCGGCGATGCGGGTCGGGGACGGCGAAGGCGCGCGCGGCGGCGCCGGCAAGCTGTACCTGCGCGGCATCGTCATGAACGTCGCCAACCCCAAGGTGTCGATCTTCTTCCTCGCCTTCCTGCCGCAGTTCGTCGACCAGCAGGCCGGCCCGGTGACCTTGCAGATGCTGGCGCTGGGCGCGACCTTCATCGTCGCCACCGCGTTGGTGTTCGGCGCGCTCGCGCTGAGCGCGGGCGCGATCGGCCGGCATCTGGTCCGTTCCGAACGCGCGCAGCGCTGGATGAACCGCGTCGCTGCGACCGTGTTCGCCGGGCTCGCCGTCAAGCTCGCCACCGCGCAGCGCTGA
- a CDS encoding SDR family NAD(P)-dependent oxidoreductase, with product MNAASEHPAPSAAIPAFADLRGKTALVTGGSRGLGAATALALARNGVRVALNGRDPDALAASAAALREAGGEADTFAADCAELAQVEAMRDAVLARFGAPDFVLAFAGGGSGRPMPVHEIDEREWRSSLDHNLTATFFTVKCFLPGMLARGSGALLTMASAGARVVAGAPAGYAAAKAGVIALTRQLAHELGPRGLRANCLSPSAVLTERTRANLPPQRQAQMLAAFPLGRLGEPADVAMASLFLLSDASAWITGTVLDVAGGRVMV from the coding sequence ATGAATGCCGCGTCTGAGCATCCCGCGCCGTCCGCCGCGATTCCCGCCTTCGCCGATCTGCGCGGCAAGACCGCATTGGTCACCGGCGGCTCGCGCGGGCTCGGCGCCGCCACCGCGCTGGCGCTGGCGCGCAACGGCGTGCGCGTGGCGCTCAACGGCCGCGACCCGGACGCGCTCGCGGCGAGCGCCGCGGCGCTGCGCGAGGCCGGCGGCGAGGCCGATACCTTCGCCGCCGACTGCGCCGAACTGGCCCAGGTCGAAGCGATGCGCGACGCCGTGCTGGCGCGGTTCGGCGCGCCCGATTTCGTCCTCGCCTTCGCCGGCGGCGGCAGCGGCCGGCCGATGCCGGTGCACGAGATCGACGAACGCGAGTGGCGCTCCAGCCTCGACCACAACCTCACCGCGACGTTTTTCACGGTGAAGTGTTTTCTGCCCGGCATGCTCGCGCGCGGCAGCGGCGCGCTGTTGACGATGGCCTCGGCCGGCGCGCGCGTCGTCGCCGGCGCACCGGCGGGTTACGCCGCGGCCAAGGCCGGGGTGATCGCGCTGACCCGACAGCTCGCCCACGAACTCGGGCCGCGCGGCCTGCGCGCCAACTGCCTGTCGCCGTCGGCGGTGCTGACCGAACGCACCCGCGCGAACCTGCCGCCGCAACGGCAGGCGCAGATGCTGGCGGCGTTCCCGCTCGGCCGCCTCGGCGAACCGGCCGACGTGGCGATGGCCTCGCTGTTCCTGCTCAGCGACGCCTCGGCCTGGATCACCGGCACGGTGCTCGACGTGGCCGGCGGGCGGGTCATGGTCTGA
- a CDS encoding VOC family protein yields the protein MHLDHMILRVADAEASARFYRDILGLHDEHAGAVLRVLRVDAGTTLALLQEPPRDSVHLAFRLDRSGFERVRERLFAQRIAYGAGPFQRDGRSGPQAGAMGVAESLYFFDPDRHNLEVRTHECRV from the coding sequence ATGCACCTGGACCACATGATTCTGCGCGTCGCCGACGCCGAAGCATCGGCGCGCTTCTATCGCGACATCCTCGGCCTGCACGACGAGCACGCCGGCGCGGTGTTGCGGGTGCTGCGGGTCGATGCCGGCACCACCCTGGCTTTGCTGCAGGAGCCGCCGCGCGACAGCGTCCATCTCGCCTTCCGCCTGGATCGCAGCGGGTTCGAGCGCGTGCGCGAGCGCCTGTTCGCGCAACGCATCGCTTACGGCGCCGGGCCGTTCCAGCGCGACGGACGCAGCGGGCCGCAGGCCGGCGCGATGGGCGTGGCCGAGTCGCTGTACTTCTTCGATCCCGACCGCCACAACCTGGAAGTGCGCACCCATGAATGCCGCGTCTGA